Proteins encoded in a region of the Ralstonia pseudosolanacearum genome:
- a CDS encoding oxidoreductase — protein sequence MTDRQTLVAQGFTADASGAEQPRGPSVLVVGASGLVGRAVVRRLVAQTWAGSVTALVRRPGALTAGQALPGRLRECVVDFARLDAPETQSVLAADIVICALGTTLRDAGSQAAFRRVDVDYPAEIARRAFAAGAHHFLLVSALGADTRSRVFYSRCKGEAEAAILSVGFPSVTVVRPFLLLGKRAAFRLGERVMQMLSKAVGGLAPKAWRPVPVESVAAALVTAARVDAPGVRVLENPALLAAQDERPVA from the coding sequence ATGACGGATCGGCAAACGCTTGTTGCACAAGGCTTCACGGCCGATGCCAGCGGGGCGGAGCAGCCGCGCGGGCCCTCGGTCCTGGTGGTTGGCGCGAGCGGGCTGGTGGGGCGTGCCGTGGTGCGCCGGCTGGTCGCGCAGACCTGGGCCGGCAGCGTGACGGCGCTCGTGCGGCGGCCCGGAGCCTTGACCGCAGGCCAGGCGCTGCCCGGCAGGCTGCGCGAATGCGTGGTGGATTTCGCGCGGCTCGATGCGCCCGAGACGCAGTCTGTGCTGGCCGCCGACATCGTCATCTGCGCGCTGGGGACCACCCTGCGCGATGCCGGTTCGCAGGCAGCGTTCCGGCGGGTGGACGTGGACTATCCGGCCGAGATCGCGCGGCGCGCGTTCGCCGCCGGTGCGCACCATTTCCTGCTGGTCAGCGCGCTGGGCGCCGATACGCGGTCGCGCGTGTTCTACAGCCGCTGCAAGGGCGAGGCCGAAGCGGCGATCCTGTCGGTGGGGTTTCCGTCGGTGACGGTGGTGCGGCCGTTCCTGCTGCTCGGCAAGCGTGCGGCATTCCGCCTCGGGGAGCGCGTGATGCAGATGCTGTCGAAAGCGGTCGGCGGCCTGGCGCCGAAGGCGTGGCGGCCGGTCCCGGTGGAGTCGGTGGCCGCCGCGCTGGTGACGGCGGCGCGGGTGGACGCACCGGGCGTGCGGGTCCTGGAAAATCCCGCGCTGCTGGCCGCGCAGGACGAGCGGCCGGTGGCATGA
- a CDS encoding GntP family permease, with the protein MSVVVVLAALAFLMFAAYRGYSVILFAPLAALGAVLLTDPSAVAPVFAGIFMEKLVGFVKLYFPVFLLGAVFGKVIELSGFSRAIVASVIRVVGAQRAMLSIVLVCALLTYGGVSLFVVVFAVYPFAAEMFRQGNIPKRLIPGTIALGAFSFTMDSLPGTPQIQNIIPTTFFHTTSWAAPWLGTAGAIFILAVGMAYLEWRRRAAVRAGHGYDAGLVRLVNEPDTAAGGRLAHPLVALLPLVLVGVMNLLFTRWIPAWYGKLVTVVLPGLPKPLTVEADKLTAIWAVEAALLIGIVVVVVSGFRAVKDRFAEGSKSAVAGALLAAMNTASEYGFGGVIAALPGFLVLAGGLRAIPDPLVNEAVTVSTLAGITGSASGGMSIALAAMADAFVQAAQATGIPMEVLHRVASMASGGMDTLPHNGAVITLLAVTGLTHREAYRDVFCVTLIKTAAVFFVIAMFYATGIV; encoded by the coding sequence ATGTCCGTTGTTGTGGTCCTTGCCGCCCTGGCATTCCTGATGTTCGCCGCCTATCGCGGCTACAGCGTGATCCTGTTCGCACCGCTCGCCGCCCTGGGCGCGGTGCTGCTGACCGACCCGTCCGCCGTGGCGCCGGTCTTTGCCGGCATCTTCATGGAGAAGCTGGTCGGCTTCGTCAAACTCTACTTCCCGGTGTTCCTGCTCGGCGCGGTGTTCGGCAAGGTGATCGAGCTGTCGGGCTTTTCGCGCGCGATCGTCGCGTCGGTCATCCGCGTGGTGGGCGCGCAGCGGGCGATGCTGTCGATCGTGCTGGTGTGCGCGCTGCTGACCTACGGCGGCGTGTCGCTGTTCGTGGTGGTGTTCGCGGTGTACCCGTTCGCGGCGGAGATGTTCCGCCAGGGCAATATCCCGAAGCGGCTGATCCCGGGCACCATCGCGCTGGGCGCGTTCTCGTTCACGATGGATTCGCTGCCGGGCACGCCGCAGATCCAGAACATCATCCCCACCACGTTCTTCCACACCACCTCGTGGGCCGCGCCGTGGCTGGGCACGGCCGGTGCGATCTTCATCCTGGCGGTGGGCATGGCCTACCTGGAGTGGCGCCGCCGCGCGGCCGTGCGCGCGGGCCATGGCTACGACGCCGGCCTCGTCAGGCTCGTCAACGAGCCCGACACCGCGGCAGGCGGCAGGCTCGCGCATCCGCTGGTCGCGCTGCTGCCGCTGGTGCTGGTGGGCGTGATGAACCTGCTGTTCACGCGCTGGATTCCCGCGTGGTACGGCAAGCTCGTCACCGTGGTGCTGCCGGGCCTGCCCAAGCCGCTGACGGTCGAGGCCGACAAGCTGACCGCGATCTGGGCGGTGGAGGCCGCGCTGCTGATCGGCATCGTCGTGGTGGTGGTGTCCGGCTTTCGCGCGGTGAAAGACCGCTTTGCCGAGGGCAGCAAGTCGGCGGTGGCGGGCGCGCTGCTGGCGGCGATGAACACCGCGTCGGAGTATGGCTTCGGCGGCGTGATCGCGGCGCTGCCGGGCTTCCTGGTGCTGGCCGGGGGGCTGCGCGCGATTCCCGATCCGCTGGTCAACGAAGCGGTGACGGTGAGCACGCTGGCCGGCATCACCGGCTCGGCGTCGGGCGGCATGAGCATCGCGCTGGCCGCCATGGCCGACGCGTTCGTGCAGGCCGCGCAGGCGACCGGCATCCCCATGGAGGTGCTGCACCGCGTGGCGTCGATGGCCTCGGGCGGCATGGACACGCTGCCCCACAACGGCGCCGTCATCACGCTGCTCGCGGTGACCGGCCTGACGCACC